The Geotrypetes seraphini chromosome 6, aGeoSer1.1, whole genome shotgun sequence genome includes a window with the following:
- the NEFL gene encoding neurofilament light polypeptide has product MSTYGYEPYFSSYKRRYVESPRVHISTVRSSYGAPRSTYTSLSAPVSLRRSYTSSSSSLIPSVENLDLSQVAAISNDLKTIRTQEKAQLQDLNDRFANFIERVHELEQQNKVLEAELLVLRQKHTEPSRLRAIYEQEIRDLRLAAEDANNEKQSLHNERENLEETLRNLQARYEEEILNREDAEGRLMEVRKGADEAALVRAELEKRIDSLMDEIAFLKKIHEEEIAELQAQIQYAQISVEMDVSKPDLSAALKDIRCQYEKLAAKNMQSAEEWFKSRFTVMTESAAKQTDAVRAAKDEMSESRRLLKAKSLEIDACRGMNEALEKQLQDLEDKQNAEIMALQDTINKLENELRSTKSEMARYLKEYQDLLNVKMALDIEIAAYRKLLEGEETRLSFTSVGGISSGYTQSAPVFGRPSYSLQSSSYLMSARSFPSYYTSHVQEEQVDIEETIKSTKAEVARAEAPGDEEEAEEEEKEEAEEGQEEEEEEEEGGEEGEAEAEEEAEAEEEGGEEEGEGEGEEEGEGGDEEVGEESQEATEEPDEGEKKEDEDREEEKKSKGKRA; this is encoded by the exons ATGAGCACCTACGGCTACGAGCCTTATTTCAGCTCCTACAAGCGTAGATATGTGGAGAGTCCCAGGGTGCACATTTCCACCGTCAGGAGTAGCTATGGGGCACCCCGCTCCACTTACACTAGCCTCTCGGCTCCGGTGTCCCTACGGAGGAGctacacctcctcctcctcctctctaatTCCCTCAGTGGAAAATTTAGATCTCAGCCAGGTGGCTGCCATTAGCAATGATCTCAAGACCATCAGGACCCAGGAGAAAGCTCAGCTGCAAGATCTCAACGACAGGTTTGCTAACTTCATCGAGAGAGTGCACGAATTGGAGCAGCAGAACAAAGTTCTGGAGGCAGAGCTGCTGGTTCTTAGGCAAAAGCACACCGAACCCTCCAGGTTGAGGGCCATCTACGAGCAGGAGATCCGAGATCTGAGGCTGGCAGCCGAGGACGCCAATAACGAGAAGCAGTCCTTGCACAACGAGAGGGAGAACCTAGAGGAAACCCTGAGGAACCTGCAGGCTCGCTACGAGGAAGAAATCCTAAACAGGGAAGATGCAGAGGGCAGACTGATGGAAGTCAGGAAGGGGGCCGACGAGGCAGCCCTGGTCAGAGCTGAACTAGAGAAAAGAATCGACAGCCTGATGGATGAAATTGCCTTCCTGAAGAAGATCCACGAGGAAGAGATTGCAGAGCTGCAGGCTCAAATCCAGTACGCCCAGATCTCGGTGGAGATGGACGTCTCCAAGCCGGACCTGTCGGCTGCCCTGAAGGACATCAGGTGCCAGTATGAAAAGCTGGCTGCCAAGAACATGCAGTCCGCCGAGGAGTGGTTCAAAAGCCGCTTCACTGTAATGACCGAGAGCGCAGCCAAGCAGACCGACGCCGTTAGAGCTGCCAAAGACGAGATGTCCGAGAGCAGGAGACTGCTGAAAGCCAAGTCTTTAGAGATCGATGCGTGCAGGGGCATGAACGAAGCTCTGGAAAAGCAGCTGCAGGACCTGGAAGACAAGCAGAATGCCGAAATCATGGCTTTACAG GATACAATAAACAAACTTGAAAACGAACTGAGATCCACAAAGAGTGAGATGGCACGGTATCTGAAAGAATACCAGGATCTCTTGAATGTGAAAATGGCTTTGGACATTGAAATTGCAGCTTATAG AAAATTATTGGAAGGGGAAGAAACCAGACTCAGTTTCACTAGTGTTGGTGGCATATCAAGTGGCTACACCCAGAGTGCCCCAGTCTTTGGCAGGCCAAGCTACAGTTTACAGAGCAGCTCCTATCTGATGTCAGCTCGATCCTTCCCATCGTACTATACCAGCCATGTTCAGGAAGAACAGGTAGACATTGAGGAGACAATCAAATCAACAAAAGCTGAAGTGGCCAGAGCAGAAGCTCCTGGAGATGAAGAGGAAGCTgaggaggaagaaaaggaggaggcagAAGAAGgtcaggaggaagaggaggaggaagaagaag GTGGAGAAGAAGGAGAAGCAGAAGCAGAGGAAGAAGCAgaagcagaggaagaaggaggagaggaggaaggggagggggaaggagaagaagagggcgagggaggagatgaagaagTAGGGGAGGAATCCCAAGAGGCCACAGAAGAACCTGATGAAGGTGAAAAGAAGGAGGATGAAgacagagaagaagaaaagaaaagcaaaggAAAAAGAGCTTAA